The proteins below come from a single Roseiflexus sp. RS-1 genomic window:
- a CDS encoding SPFH domain-containing protein, which yields MSLLQQGLSTARQILGSGELEQLHIKASDFISQRSGNESGATRIEQMDVLLDEAAELLNRNLQLRDSRGQVANVISPVVIPRDPRSKLWIVVTIILVVIGLIGWLLSVIIDTISFGLTNLTFALFGPHYWLIIVGYVVYSLWRNSFIMVPDGCQALITRFGKLEEIAPAGRKVLLDPWKRVSYIVNVTREYPYNAPIREAPTASRVNASVDLFLQFKIEDPAAFIFTLGGAKGFQEKLQNAVSEVTRALIYEQRAEAIYDLVGESTQNLLNTLNQQFLPAVRFVNANITHAEPSSQEYRIDLAKPEMIRVAKEAYTYEYQLALRKEQDEGDLNRELTSLREQLSAIQAEIATYQAQIDTAREKEVYRANAYASQLLSEAESAARANAALLEAQALDIRAVGAARYPEILQYRYQQDILDRLEAVADHLPQIVQVSGSDEAVIDYLALAQRMLGITDTQLYSPEDVAAIRRRTQEIRQRILERDEQIRLVVAGETDRAETKGDNR from the coding sequence ATGAGTCTTCTGCAACAAGGTCTTTCTACTGCCAGACAAATCCTGGGGAGCGGCGAACTCGAACAACTGCACATCAAAGCCAGCGACTTCATTTCCCAACGCTCAGGCAACGAGAGTGGGGCAACCAGGATCGAGCAGATGGATGTGCTGCTCGATGAAGCTGCCGAGTTGCTCAACCGAAACCTGCAACTACGCGACAGCCGCGGTCAGGTAGCCAACGTTATTTCACCGGTCGTCATCCCGCGTGATCCGCGTTCTAAACTCTGGATAGTCGTCACGATCATCCTGGTGGTGATCGGCCTGATCGGCTGGCTATTGAGCGTGATTATCGACACCATTTCGTTTGGGCTGACCAACCTGACCTTTGCATTGTTTGGTCCCCATTACTGGCTCATCATCGTCGGGTACGTTGTCTACAGCCTCTGGCGCAACTCCTTTATTATGGTGCCAGATGGTTGTCAGGCGCTGATAACCCGTTTCGGCAAACTTGAAGAGATCGCACCGGCGGGGCGAAAAGTGCTGCTCGACCCCTGGAAACGGGTGAGCTACATTGTCAACGTCACGCGTGAATATCCGTACAATGCTCCGATCCGCGAAGCGCCGACGGCTTCGCGGGTTAACGCCTCGGTAGACCTCTTCCTGCAATTCAAGATTGAAGACCCGGCGGCCTTCATCTTCACATTGGGCGGCGCCAAAGGCTTTCAAGAGAAGTTGCAGAATGCGGTGAGCGAAGTCACCCGCGCCCTCATTTACGAACAACGGGCGGAAGCCATCTACGATCTGGTTGGTGAGAGCACTCAAAACTTGCTCAACACGCTGAATCAGCAATTTCTCCCTGCAGTACGCTTCGTTAATGCCAACATCACCCATGCCGAGCCATCAAGCCAGGAGTACCGGATCGATCTCGCCAAGCCAGAGATGATCCGGGTCGCGAAAGAGGCATACACCTATGAATACCAGCTGGCTCTGCGCAAAGAACAGGACGAGGGCGATCTCAATCGTGAATTGACCAGCCTGCGTGAGCAGTTGTCGGCCATTCAGGCTGAAATTGCAACCTATCAGGCCCAGATCGACACGGCTCGCGAAAAGGAGGTCTATCGCGCGAACGCTTACGCCAGCCAGTTGCTCAGCGAAGCCGAAAGCGCAGCACGGGCCAATGCCGCGTTGCTTGAAGCTCAGGCGCTCGATATTCGTGCGGTAGGTGCAGCGCGATACCCTGAAATTTTGCAGTACCGCTATCAACAAGATATTCTTGACCGACTTGAGGCAGTGGCCGACCATCTGCCGCAGATTGTACAGGTGAGCGGCAGTGATGAGGCGGTCATCGACTATCTGGCATTGGCGCAGCGTATGCTGGGCATCACCGACACGCAACTCTATTCACCCGAAGATGTCGCTGCGATCCGCCGTCGCACGCAAGAGATTCGCCAGCGTATTCTGGAACGGGACGAACAGATCAGGTTGGTGGTTGCAGGCGAGACTGATCGGGCCGAGACGAAAGGAGACAACCGGTGA
- a CDS encoding glycosyltransferase family 2 protein, translated as MFDVHQIDVSPWLLLTLVSVLLALWYVQDVIAAFRTPRLDPHPGLPDDGPLVTVIIPARNEATRIGACLEGLAQQSYRRFEVIVVDDDSHDGTADVVRTYTACLPSLTVLSSKTLPHDWAGKCWACWQGANHAHGAWLLFLDADVVPRPALIAALVERARAGRDMITLVPLIHLTSFAERLVLPPFIGLISAIYPFDRVNDPSSPLAFAIGQCIMMRRETYAAIGGHRAVRGSVLEDMDLARLVKQSGYALEAAHAPDLLEVRMYNGWSTLSEGLKKNAVAGYRSGGTRSGLMGLRLGLMATMPWNMLAARFALTLLSGDPALAQALALAGVALLLIGAICWGIVLRYRFRISPLWGVLYGVGTAVYFALAAQALRQIRSGKGVVWKGRMFLR; from the coding sequence GTGTTCGACGTTCACCAGATCGATGTTTCGCCGTGGCTGCTGCTGACGCTTGTCAGCGTGCTCCTCGCACTCTGGTATGTCCAGGATGTGATCGCTGCGTTTCGCACCCCACGGCTCGATCCGCATCCCGGCCTTCCTGACGACGGTCCGCTGGTGACGGTCATCATTCCTGCCCGGAACGAAGCAACGCGCATTGGCGCGTGCCTCGAAGGACTAGCGCAGCAGTCGTACCGCCGTTTCGAGGTGATCGTCGTCGATGATGATTCGCACGATGGCACTGCCGATGTGGTGCGCACCTACACAGCATGTCTTCCATCACTGACGGTTCTGTCATCCAAAACGCTGCCGCACGACTGGGCTGGCAAGTGCTGGGCATGCTGGCAGGGTGCAAACCATGCGCACGGTGCATGGCTGCTGTTTCTTGATGCCGACGTCGTGCCGCGTCCGGCTTTGATCGCTGCGCTTGTCGAACGCGCACGCGCCGGACGTGACATGATCACGCTGGTGCCGCTCATTCACCTGACGTCGTTCGCCGAGCGTCTGGTTCTACCGCCGTTCATCGGGTTGATATCGGCTATTTACCCGTTCGACCGGGTGAACGATCCGTCATCGCCGCTGGCATTTGCGATTGGTCAGTGCATTATGATGCGCCGTGAAACCTACGCTGCGATCGGCGGTCATCGCGCAGTGCGTGGGAGCGTGCTCGAAGATATGGATCTGGCGCGGTTGGTGAAGCAGTCCGGATATGCGCTTGAAGCGGCGCACGCACCCGATCTGCTGGAAGTGCGGATGTACAACGGATGGAGCACCCTTTCCGAAGGATTGAAGAAGAATGCAGTTGCCGGTTACCGCAGCGGCGGAACACGTTCCGGGTTGATGGGGTTACGCCTGGGGTTGATGGCGACGATGCCATGGAACATGCTTGCGGCACGTTTTGCGTTGACGCTCCTTAGCGGTGATCCGGCGCTGGCGCAGGCGCTTGCGCTGGCAGGCGTCGCACTGCTGCTGATCGGCGCGATCTGCTGGGGGATCGTTCTTCGTTATCGCTTCCGTATCTCGCCGTTATGGGGCGTGCTCTACGGTGTGGGAACAGCCGTCTATTTCGCGCTCGCTGCGCAGGCGCTGCGCCAGATCCGCAGCGGCAAGGGAGTGGTATGGAAGGGGCGTATGTTCTTGCGCTGA
- a CDS encoding type I glyceraldehyde-3-phosphate dehydrogenase, whose amino-acid sequence MARIAIHGFGRIGRSLLRVALKENLWTPVSISDIRDVPTFAALFEVDSNYGRWHEEVIARDNMFVIGGREIPYFNSLNELPDWAALGVDLVVDCTGRATVRNVAQQHLDRGAKRVLISAPSKSLQDCDAVLLAGINLDTFDPEKHKIVSMASCTTNALAPVVKVVLENFGIHHGLFSTVHAYTNTQSLTDQPMKDRRDSWAATENIIPSSSGAARALQFIWKDLKITGKAYRVPVRTGSIAELNLVTEKPVTVQSVNDAFRKAASEPPLKGIMGVLEDEWASSRIVGDPHSSIVDLPLTQVMGDTFLSVAAWYDNEMGYATRLAEVAARIAV is encoded by the coding sequence ATGGCTCGAATCGCAATCCACGGTTTCGGTCGCATTGGACGCTCGTTGTTGAGAGTCGCTCTGAAGGAAAACCTCTGGACCCCCGTTTCGATCTCCGATATTCGCGACGTGCCAACCTTTGCTGCCTTGTTTGAGGTGGACTCGAACTATGGGCGCTGGCACGAAGAGGTGATTGCGCGCGACAACATGTTCGTGATTGGCGGGCGCGAGATTCCGTATTTCAACTCATTGAACGAACTGCCCGACTGGGCGGCGCTGGGGGTCGATCTGGTCGTTGACTGCACCGGTCGCGCAACGGTGCGCAATGTAGCGCAGCAGCATCTGGATCGCGGCGCGAAGCGCGTGCTCATCAGCGCACCCAGCAAGTCGCTCCAGGACTGCGATGCCGTTCTGCTGGCAGGCATCAACCTTGATACGTTCGACCCCGAAAAGCACAAGATTGTCAGCATGGCGAGTTGCACCACCAATGCGCTGGCGCCGGTCGTCAAAGTGGTGCTGGAGAACTTTGGCATCCACCATGGTTTGTTCTCGACGGTTCACGCATACACCAACACCCAGTCGCTCACCGACCAACCGATGAAAGATCGGCGTGATTCGTGGGCTGCGACCGAGAACATTATTCCTTCATCGTCGGGCGCAGCGCGTGCGTTGCAGTTCATCTGGAAAGACTTGAAGATCACCGGCAAAGCGTACCGGGTTCCGGTGCGCACCGGCAGCATCGCCGAGTTGAACCTGGTGACCGAGAAGCCGGTGACGGTGCAGTCGGTCAACGACGCCTTCCGCAAGGCAGCATCTGAGCCACCGCTCAAGGGCATCATGGGGGTGCTCGAAGATGAATGGGCATCGTCGCGCATCGTCGGCGACCCGCACTCATCGATCGTCGATCTGCCGCTGACCCAGGTGATGGGCGATACGTTCCTGTCCGTCGCTGCCTGGTACGACAACGAGATGGGGTATGCGACGCGCCTCGCCGAAGTCGCTGCGCGCATCGCCGTCTAG
- a CDS encoding SDR family NAD(P)-dependent oxidoreductase produces the protein MVYLQQKHVLITGASYGIGAATARAFGRRGAHVALLARTQTALEDVARDIRAAGGAASVYPVDLTDAQAVNAVAQRVMADLGPPDILLSNAGAGRWLFIEETTPEEAVAMMAMPYFAAFFITRAFLPAMRARNRGCLAYVNSPASLVAWPGAATYTAARWALRGFVEALRAEVYGTGLRVTAIIPGLVATTYFEHNPGVLDRVPGLARRLLRPLTAEQAADAIVRGIAHGEREIVLPRMLRLLYAAHAVAPGLVRWLTIRTGARRPSGA, from the coding sequence ATGGTTTATCTTCAACAGAAGCATGTTCTGATCACCGGCGCGTCCTACGGGATCGGCGCTGCGACGGCACGGGCGTTTGGGCGGCGCGGAGCGCACGTGGCGCTGCTGGCGCGCACGCAGACGGCGCTGGAAGATGTGGCGCGCGACATTCGCGCAGCCGGAGGCGCGGCATCGGTGTATCCTGTCGATCTGACCGATGCACAGGCGGTCAATGCGGTTGCGCAACGGGTGATGGCCGACCTCGGTCCCCCCGACATCCTGCTGAGCAATGCTGGCGCCGGACGCTGGCTCTTCATCGAAGAGACGACGCCGGAAGAGGCGGTTGCCATGATGGCAATGCCCTACTTTGCTGCATTCTTCATCACGCGCGCGTTCTTGCCCGCCATGCGCGCCCGCAATCGCGGATGTCTGGCATATGTCAACTCACCTGCCTCGCTCGTGGCATGGCCCGGCGCGGCAACGTACACCGCCGCGCGCTGGGCGCTCCGTGGGTTTGTCGAAGCGCTGCGCGCCGAAGTGTACGGTACCGGGCTACGGGTAACCGCGATCATTCCGGGGCTGGTGGCAACCACCTATTTCGAGCACAACCCCGGCGTGCTGGATCGGGTGCCGGGTCTGGCGCGTCGCCTGCTGCGCCCGCTCACCGCAGAACAGGCGGCAGACGCGATTGTGCGCGGCATTGCGCATGGCGAGCGCGAGATCGTGCTGCCGCGGATGCTGCGCCTGCTCTATGCCGCACACGCCGTCGCCCCCGGTCTGGTGCGATGGCTGACCATCCGAACCGGCGCTCGACGACCTTCCGGCGCCTGA
- the glyA gene encoding serine hydroxymethyltransferase: protein MSTLQTLWRSDPAVARIIDGEMRRQRDGLELIASENYASRAVMEAQGSALTNKYAEGYPGARYYGGCEWVDQVEDLARERVKELFGAAYANVQPHSGSQANMAVYFTFLRPGDKVLGMNLAHGGHLTHGSPVNFSGQLYTFVAYGIDPKTERIDYEQVAEIAHRERPKMITVGASAYSRAIDYAVFRQIADDVGAFLFADIAHPAGLIAKGLLPSPIKYAHVVTSTTHKTLRGPRGGIILMGEDFENPFGLKAAKSGRTLMMSELLDKMVIPGVQGGPLMHVIAAKAVGFGENLQPEFETYARQVIRNAQTLANALIARGYHVLSGGTDNHLMLIDLRNKAVSGKAAQEALDRAAITTNKNAVPNDDKSPLITSGIRLGTPALTTRGMKEPEMEQIAALIDDVITHINDDHVINRVREEVMALCARFPVPGLEPST from the coding sequence ATGTCTACGCTTCAGACGCTCTGGCGCAGCGATCCGGCAGTGGCGCGCATCATCGATGGCGAAATGCGCCGCCAGCGCGACGGATTGGAACTGATCGCCAGCGAGAATTATGCCAGCCGCGCTGTGATGGAAGCGCAGGGTTCGGCGCTGACGAACAAATATGCCGAAGGGTACCCGGGCGCACGCTACTATGGCGGATGTGAATGGGTCGATCAGGTGGAAGACCTGGCGCGTGAGCGGGTCAAGGAGTTGTTCGGCGCGGCGTATGCCAACGTCCAGCCGCACTCCGGATCACAGGCGAATATGGCGGTTTATTTCACGTTCCTGCGTCCCGGCGATAAAGTGCTCGGCATGAACCTGGCGCACGGCGGGCACCTGACCCATGGATCGCCGGTGAACTTTTCGGGTCAGTTGTACACCTTCGTGGCATACGGCATCGACCCGAAGACCGAGCGCATCGATTATGAGCAGGTCGCCGAGATTGCGCACCGCGAGCGCCCGAAGATGATCACGGTCGGCGCAAGCGCCTATTCGCGCGCCATCGACTATGCCGTATTTCGCCAGATCGCCGATGATGTCGGCGCATTCCTCTTCGCCGACATTGCGCATCCGGCGGGGTTGATCGCCAAAGGGTTGCTGCCCAGCCCCATCAAGTATGCGCATGTCGTGACATCGACCACCCATAAGACACTGCGCGGACCGCGCGGCGGCATCATCCTGATGGGAGAGGATTTCGAGAACCCGTTTGGGTTGAAAGCGGCGAAGAGCGGTCGCACCCTGATGATGTCGGAACTGCTCGACAAAATGGTCATCCCCGGTGTTCAGGGCGGCCCGTTGATGCACGTCATCGCTGCCAAGGCGGTTGGATTTGGCGAAAACCTGCAACCCGAATTCGAGACCTACGCACGCCAGGTGATCCGCAACGCGCAGACGCTGGCGAATGCGCTGATCGCGCGAGGGTATCACGTGCTCTCCGGCGGTACCGACAATCACCTGATGCTGATCGATCTGCGCAACAAGGCGGTCAGCGGCAAAGCGGCGCAGGAGGCGCTTGATCGGGCGGCGATTACGACCAATAAGAATGCTGTGCCGAACGATGACAAATCACCGCTGATCACCAGCGGCATTCGGTTGGGAACGCCCGCCCTGACAACGCGTGGCATGAAAGAGCCGGAGATGGAACAGATCGCCGCGCTGATCGATGATGTTATCACGCACATCAATGATGATCATGTGATCAATCGCGTGCGCGAAGAGGTGATGGCGCTCTGTGCGCGCTTTCCCGTGCCTGGTCTGGAACCGTCCACCTGA
- the proC gene encoding pyrroline-5-carboxylate reductase — protein sequence MLHHLRIAVIGAGVMGEAMISGLLKQNLIAADQIVATEPRAERREEIEQRYGVRVTDDNLEAAHWAQVAIFAVKPQTVSKLMPELRGALREGELVISIAAGVPIRTYVQGLAHGAVVRAMPNTPAQIGEGMTVWTASSAVSEEQRGWARAILGSFGRQMFVDDETYLDMATAINGTGPAYIFMVLEAMIDAGVHLGLPRYMAEELVLQTMLGSVHYAMQSRRHPAELRNGVTSPGGTTAAALYELERGGLRTVLSDAIWAAYRRSAELGKMM from the coding sequence ATGCTGCATCATTTGCGCATTGCAGTGATCGGCGCCGGGGTCATGGGCGAAGCCATGATCAGCGGCTTACTGAAACAGAATCTGATCGCTGCCGATCAAATCGTTGCCACCGAACCGCGCGCCGAACGACGTGAAGAGATCGAGCAGCGGTATGGCGTGCGCGTCACCGATGATAACCTGGAAGCGGCGCACTGGGCGCAGGTGGCGATCTTTGCCGTCAAACCGCAAACGGTTTCCAAACTGATGCCCGAACTACGCGGCGCTTTGAGGGAAGGGGAACTGGTGATATCGATTGCTGCCGGTGTTCCGATCCGCACCTATGTTCAGGGGCTGGCGCATGGCGCTGTGGTGCGCGCCATGCCCAACACGCCAGCGCAGATCGGCGAAGGGATGACCGTCTGGACGGCATCGTCCGCCGTCAGTGAGGAGCAGCGTGGTTGGGCGCGCGCAATCCTTGGCTCCTTCGGGCGCCAGATGTTCGTTGACGATGAAACATATCTTGATATGGCGACCGCCATCAACGGCACCGGTCCCGCCTATATCTTTATGGTGCTGGAAGCAATGATCGACGCGGGCGTCCACCTGGGGTTGCCGCGCTACATGGCGGAAGAACTCGTGTTGCAGACCATGCTCGGTTCGGTGCATTATGCCATGCAGAGCCGGCGGCATCCCGCCGAACTGCGCAACGGCGTCACGTCGCCGGGCGGTACAACCGCTGCCGCGCTCTACGAACTGGAGCGCGGCGGGTTGCGTACCGTCCTCTCCGATGCTATCTGGGCGGCATACCGTCGATCCGCCGAACTCGGAAAAATGATGTGA
- a CDS encoding SH3 domain-containing protein, producing MSPEIIALLVGAVLIAAVVLIIVRRRRAARPDDLPLPDIAGIGESIDYTSLPEEAPRSLGERFRAAPPAIKALVLLAPVVLIGVIVVLLLTFGGSGGSNVTPTPVPPQPRLVVERAEVVGAGKIVVVVQTENLPAGTTLTALMREDGQEFPWFNPETALAQPDPLSGAAQIVLDRRANAPTPRQDATYTVIAIASDQSGEIARSDPATLDVLRPFVNDFYAIAAEPTVAPALTPTATQPPATPEPSPTVVEATRELTGTATIAGNIRREPNREAEVLGRLALGEVVTLIERSIDGEWYRVTTSEGLSGWVSRTLLVVDQNLAAQLPVATPTDLRKAAVFNGGNVRTSPSLRGLVIDQINAGESVFLLARNADSTWLKIINERKMTGWVSRTLLTIAPDDLRRLPVSNETVPTPLPATVAALPPPPTPNATVPPATGLTAIVFNGGNVRAAPNLQGQVLDQINARETVQLLSKTPDGNWYRITNVRGVTGWVNRTLLTVDPDVARRVPVGQ from the coding sequence ATGTCGCCTGAGATCATTGCACTGTTGGTTGGGGCAGTGCTGATAGCGGCAGTTGTGTTGATCATTGTGCGACGACGACGCGCTGCCCGACCAGATGACCTGCCGTTGCCCGATATTGCCGGGATCGGTGAGTCCATCGATTACACATCGCTGCCCGAGGAGGCGCCGCGCAGCCTGGGCGAGCGTTTCCGTGCGGCGCCGCCAGCGATCAAGGCGCTGGTTCTTCTCGCACCGGTCGTACTTATCGGCGTCATTGTCGTGCTGCTGCTGACGTTTGGCGGGTCAGGCGGTTCCAATGTAACGCCAACCCCCGTGCCGCCACAGCCGCGCCTGGTGGTCGAGCGCGCCGAGGTGGTTGGCGCCGGAAAAATCGTGGTGGTCGTCCAGACTGAAAACCTGCCAGCGGGAACAACGCTGACTGCGCTCATGCGTGAAGATGGTCAGGAGTTTCCCTGGTTCAACCCTGAAACTGCGCTGGCGCAACCCGATCCGCTGAGCGGCGCAGCGCAGATCGTGCTCGACCGCCGTGCCAACGCGCCAACCCCGCGTCAGGATGCGACCTATACGGTCATTGCCATCGCTTCGGATCAAAGCGGTGAAATCGCCCGATCCGATCCTGCGACGCTCGATGTACTGCGCCCCTTCGTCAATGATTTCTACGCCATTGCGGCGGAACCGACCGTTGCGCCAGCGCTTACGCCAACCGCTACCCAACCACCTGCAACGCCGGAACCATCGCCGACTGTGGTTGAGGCAACCCGCGAATTGACCGGAACCGCCACGATTGCCGGCAACATCCGGCGTGAACCCAACCGTGAAGCGGAAGTTCTGGGGCGCCTCGCGCTGGGAGAAGTCGTGACCCTGATCGAACGCAGCATCGACGGCGAATGGTACCGTGTCACGACATCGGAAGGGCTGAGTGGTTGGGTCAGCCGCACGCTGCTGGTAGTCGATCAGAACCTGGCAGCGCAACTGCCGGTCGCCACGCCGACCGATCTGCGCAAGGCAGCGGTATTCAACGGCGGCAATGTGCGCACCAGCCCCAGTTTACGCGGCCTGGTCATCGATCAGATCAATGCGGGCGAGAGCGTCTTCCTGCTGGCGCGAAACGCGGATAGTACGTGGCTGAAGATCATCAACGAACGGAAGATGACCGGATGGGTCAGTCGCACGCTGCTGACGATTGCGCCTGATGACCTGCGACGTCTTCCGGTGTCGAACGAGACGGTTCCGACGCCGCTCCCTGCCACGGTTGCCGCGCTCCCGCCACCGCCGACTCCCAATGCGACGGTTCCGCCTGCGACCGGGTTGACCGCCATCGTGTTCAATGGCGGTAATGTGCGCGCCGCTCCAAATCTCCAGGGGCAGGTGCTCGATCAGATCAATGCACGTGAGACAGTGCAACTATTGTCGAAGACGCCCGACGGCAACTGGTATCGGATCACGAACGTTCGCGGCGTCACTGGTTGGGTCAATCGCACCCTGCTGACGGTTGATCCCGATGTGGCGCGGCGGGTTCCTGTGGGGCAGTAA
- a CDS encoding acetyl-CoA carboxylase carboxyltransferase subunit beta yields MKDLFRRAPKRFTAARIENQAIPDNMWVKCPSCGDLIYTRQFSDNLKVCKCGYHMRLTAREWLGLLDDGSFVEFDAALASVDALGFVSPRHVYEQKLIESRQQTGLNDALITSSGAINGMLLCLAVTEFEFIGGSMGSAYGERLARVIERAADARLPLLTINASGGARQEEGTLALLQMAKVNMALTRLAAAGQPHIALLVDPCYGGVLASYTSVADVIIAEPGARVGFAGRRVIEQTIRQKLPVHFQTAEFLLDHGMIDMVTPRSELRGVLSTLLRLYRDAFAHTSAAQHVPALTHVQG; encoded by the coding sequence ATGAAAGACCTGTTTCGTCGCGCGCCAAAGCGTTTTACGGCAGCGCGCATCGAGAATCAGGCGATCCCCGACAATATGTGGGTCAAATGCCCGTCCTGCGGCGACCTGATCTATACCCGGCAGTTCAGTGACAATCTGAAAGTCTGCAAATGCGGCTATCACATGCGTCTGACCGCGCGTGAGTGGCTTGGATTGCTCGATGACGGGTCGTTCGTCGAGTTCGATGCTGCCCTGGCGTCGGTCGATGCGCTGGGATTCGTGTCGCCACGTCATGTCTACGAGCAGAAATTGATCGAAAGTCGGCAGCAGACTGGCCTGAACGATGCGCTGATCACCAGCAGCGGAGCGATCAACGGGATGCTGCTATGCCTGGCAGTCACCGAATTCGAGTTTATCGGTGGCTCGATGGGAAGCGCCTATGGCGAGCGCCTGGCGCGCGTGATCGAGCGCGCCGCCGATGCGCGCCTCCCGCTTTTGACGATCAACGCCAGTGGCGGTGCACGGCAGGAAGAAGGCACGCTGGCGCTCCTCCAGATGGCGAAGGTCAACATGGCGCTAACGCGCCTTGCCGCCGCCGGTCAACCCCATATCGCTCTGCTGGTTGATCCATGCTATGGCGGCGTGCTGGCGTCGTACACCTCGGTCGCCGATGTGATCATCGCCGAACCTGGCGCGCGAGTCGGCTTTGCCGGGCGACGGGTCATCGAGCAGACGATCCGCCAGAAACTGCCGGTCCACTTTCAGACCGCCGAATTCCTGCTGGATCACGGCATGATCGATATGGTGACGCCGCGTAGTGAACTGCGGGGCGTCCTGTCAACCCTCCTGCGATTGTATCGTGATGCGTTTGCACACACGTCAGCAGCGCAGCATGTTCCGGCGCTGACGCACGTCCAGGGATGA
- a CDS encoding acetyl-CoA carboxylase carboxyltransferase subunit alpha, giving the protein MKTPALTPWDRVQLARHPRRPHTLDYVRALCDDFIELHGDRRYGDDPAIIGGPARFADRTVMIVGHQKGSDARENVRRNFGMARPEGYRKALRLFRHAEKFGFPLICFIDTPGADPSMESEERGQGNAIAENILALAGLRVPIVACVIGEGGSGGALALGVADRLLMLEHAIYSVAAPEAAASILWRDAGKAPEAASAMRITAQDQYDLGIADAIIPEPEGGAHTDAAAAAEAVGAALRAALDALVGLPIDVLLQRRYARYRAIGRFQESQPMPNMPATVPPLPFKGS; this is encoded by the coding sequence ATGAAAACGCCAGCCTTGACGCCATGGGACAGGGTGCAACTGGCGCGTCACCCGCGCCGTCCGCATACGCTCGATTATGTGCGCGCCCTGTGCGACGATTTTATCGAACTCCACGGTGATCGTCGCTACGGCGACGATCCGGCGATCATTGGCGGACCGGCGCGCTTCGCCGACCGCACGGTCATGATCGTGGGGCATCAGAAAGGGAGCGACGCGCGCGAGAATGTGCGGCGCAACTTTGGTATGGCGCGCCCGGAAGGGTATCGCAAAGCGCTGCGCCTCTTTCGCCACGCCGAAAAGTTTGGCTTTCCGCTGATCTGCTTCATCGATACGCCAGGCGCCGATCCGAGCATGGAATCCGAGGAGCGCGGTCAGGGGAATGCTATTGCGGAAAACATTCTGGCGCTCGCCGGGTTGCGCGTCCCGATCGTTGCATGTGTGATCGGCGAGGGGGGGAGCGGCGGCGCGCTGGCGCTTGGCGTCGCCGATCGGCTCCTGATGCTCGAACACGCAATCTACTCCGTGGCAGCGCCAGAAGCGGCAGCGTCGATTCTCTGGCGCGACGCAGGCAAAGCGCCGGAAGCGGCAAGCGCAATGCGCATTACGGCGCAGGACCAGTACGACCTGGGGATCGCGGATGCGATCATTCCCGAGCCAGAGGGCGGTGCGCACACCGATGCCGCCGCCGCAGCGGAGGCAGTGGGGGCAGCGCTGCGTGCAGCGCTCGATGCACTGGTCGGGCTGCCGATCGATGTCCTGTTGCAGCGCCGCTACGCCAGATACCGCGCTATCGGACGCTTTCAGGAAAGCCAACCAATGCCGAACATGCCTGCCACCGTTCCGCCGCTTCCCTTCAAGGGATCGTAA